Part of the Echeneis naucrates chromosome 1, fEcheNa1.1, whole genome shotgun sequence genome, AATACTTTCATTGTCAGAGGTAATTCTATCAGTGTTGTGAGAGCAGGGGCCTCTCTCTGTGTCTATCAAAGTTCTTTTAAAGACTAACACCTCCTCTCCTAAGACCCCAACACTCCCAAACATGGCAAACTGACACTGATTATGCAGCTTCAGCGGACTTCTTCAACTGGTCTCCTTGCTTTTACTGATCAGGAGGTGCACGTTGAACTTAAAACAATATTTCCTGTAATCCTTCACTGTACACATTTATCGTATCTGCAAACTTTGTTGTTTagtaagaaagagaaaaaataaataaatagaaatcaaCAGTTTTCACAGTATAAATTTTAATgtggaaacagcagctgttgatgcaTGTCAAAAACAATAGAATATAATAAAGTGCAGGATATTTGTAGCGTATGTCTGTAGTTATGATTTGTCAGTGGAACTTGACCTCTCCAATATGGCGGACGTGCAGGCTGGCCAATAGGGTATCAAATTGTAACTGCGCACTCACGTGCACCCCGTCCGTGGAATGCTCCTGTCCAATCAGCGCCGGGTATTAGACTGTTGACGACAGGTGCTGGACGCTGGTTGGTTAAAAATCAAAATACTCAACTGGTCCCGCCTTCCCCCGGAAGCTGACAGTcatctgaccccccccccccttcgtTAGCCAGCGTCCATACcagtcaacaaaacaaacgtCCTGCTTTATTTCACCGTCTTTCGCCGTCTCCTTCTACCTCCAGACCTCACAAACTCTTCGTCAACCCCCAGAAACATGGACGAGACGAGTCCGCTTGTCTCTCCGCTACGGGACTCCGGCGATTTCAGCTACGGTCCCACAGAGCCCACCAGCCCGCGGGGCGCCTTTGGAAGCACGCCGGGCTCCGTGGTGCGCATCCCGGCCGGCAGTCCGGGGCGCAGCCGGGAGAGACAGCCGCTGCTGGACCGGGACCGCGGAAGTTCGCCACGGGAGCCTCATAGGAACGAGTTCCCGGAGGATCCCGAGTTCAGAGAGATCATCCGAAAGGCCGAGCGAGCCATAGAAGAAGGGATCTACCCGGAGAGGATCTACCAGGGATCCAGTGGCAGCTATTTTGTGAAAGACTCACAGGGGGTAAGAGGAGCAGCTGATAACTCACCCTCTGTTGTTACATGTTGACTGTGTGATGCTCAGGAGAAGTATGGATGAAGGCAAAAGTGCTTTGACGAAAGTCATAGTCGCTCCTGGGAAAGGCCTCTTCCAAGTAGCCCGTGATGACTTGGCAAATAGGCTAAGGCAGGCAAACAAAGTAGGCACCAAATTGAATAAACATTCAGTTTTCTTGGAGAAAAATTAATTGCAAATGGGAATTTATTATCCAACAAGGTGTACAGCTGTCTTCAGCCTATGTGCACAGCATAAAAGCATACAACAACAgtgccaaaataaaaccaagcttctaagagatgagaaaaaaaattgtgtttggaTAAAAGTATATAATCCATAACATTCATCCTGTGACACCGGTCACAGTTACATACGGTTCTCTAGACCCCTTTAAATGGCTCTATGGTTTAACTGACCATATAGGAGGCCAGAGCCAGATTGTACCTGTGATTTTTGTATGACACAATGTGTCTAATCAGAGATATGTAAACAATTTGTCACATTTGCGGATTTATAACTATGCTgtttaaaattaatataaaagGATGATCAGTatttacattaacattttagtatttttatgGCTTCTTGATCCATCTGTTGACATGATTTGTCATCCATTAATTCAAATGGATTTACCCTGGATATACCTTATTGTATATCTCGGTGCAGGAACAAAGTCTTCAGCATCTGATCAAATATAAGTTTGAGCACACGTCTGATTAATTTCAGCCTTTGCAAGTGCATTTAGAATTTTTACACTGTcatgacaaataaatatatcCGTATTTGATCTCATTTGTCAACATTTATGACATCTCCGTATTTATTCTAATCAAGCCAGgttaatgacaataaagtttgACAGGCACTGCTGGAGTCAACTTATAAATGTCTTGGGTAATTTACAGATGCTCCTCCCACCATGTCCTTGTGTGCTCTGCGTTATGTTCaatccacaaaaataaaaggaagtgTCTGGATCCtcactcatttcatttctatCTTGTGCAATGTTCAAGACAAGATCATCCTTGTCTTTCATGTACCACTTGCAGTATTCCGGGCTCATTTTGTGAGGTTTTGTCCAGTGACCATTTCCTTTTGCCCCCCAACCCTCCAGTTTCTTTAGTTGGTCACCAGTGTGCTTAGTAGTCATGTGCTCACTCGTGTGAGGATATAATTCTTTTCTATGACACGATTTCATGTTGTAATTTGTGTGTCATACTTGCACAATGCATCTTGTGATTTTATGTATACAACTCTGAAGTTACGCTGTTCTGAAATCTTTTTGCATGtatctttttaataaaaaaagagttgGAGTTTCTTTTTCTACAGCGTGCAATGGCTGTGGACAGTCACTTCATTGAAAATGCAGTGGATTTCAGTTGTGACAAGTTTTTGCTGTTAGaaagtttcatttaaaattacTCCAGTACCTTAAGCTATCTTCCCATCAATGCTCTGTGTATTTCAttctcagtttcagtttcacaaagtaaaatattgtcgtttttaattatatattttttttattttctcttctacAACCAAACTGTTCTGTAactctttttttattccattctTAAATGCCCCAATTCTGAACCTCTTTATCTGCACTTCATTCTTAGCTTCCCCTCATATTCTCCCTCCACAGAAGATTATCGGCGTGTTCAAACCCAAAAATGAAGAGCCTTATGGCCAGCTGAACCCCAAGTGGACTAAGTGGCTTCAGAAACTGTGCTGTCCCTGCTGTTTTGGCCGTGACTGTCTGGTACTGAACCAGGGTTACCTGTCAGAGGCCGGAGCCAGCCTGGTTGATCAGAAACTGGAGCTCAACATTGTTCCTAGGACCAaggtttaaacacacacacacacagtggtacTACAACATTAATAGAGCATATTTTCCCTTGCCTAATGTGTCCTCTGCCCTTTAGGTGGTGTACCTGGCTAGTGAAACATTCAACTACAGTGCCATAGACCGGGTCAAGTCTCGAGGAAAAAGGCTAGCCCTGGAGAAGGTGCCTAAAGTGGGACAGCGCTTCCACAGGATTGGGCTGCCACCCAAGGTAATCTAACAGACCTTTATTACACTAATGGTTTCGTACAGTGATTCATTTCTAAGTGTTATCCCTCACTAATCCACAATTCAGCCTGTGGCCGCCAAAGGAAAAGTTCACACATATTAGTTGATGGTCAGTGAACTTCAGGAGTTATGTGTCTTGTCTGCTTTGACTTTAGGTTATGTCTGGATTTTTCTCTGAATAACTTTGTTtgcaaatggaaacatttttgataTTGGTGATGAATAACCAATTCATATGTGGCATCAACTGTTGCTTTAGTGCTGCAAACAAGATTTTCCCGTCACAATCTCTATGTTTGGCCTGCAATTGACATGAATGCCAAAAATACACCAAGGTCCAAAGTCTATTCTTGATGTTGGAAACAACTGTTATGAAAACCGTCTCTTCACAGGGTCTGTTCAGTAGCTGCTCTGGGCTGTCCTGTCAAAGTTAACACATCTAGTACAAGTCAATTTGTGTGACTTTTGGGGACAATCTTTCTTCTTAACTTGTCACAGTGTAAAACACAATGTTACTGTGTGtaactgaaacatttcaatCTGTTTTACTTCCACCAGGTTGGTTCCTTCCAGCTCTTTGTTGATGGATACAAAGATGCAGATTTCTGGCTGCGGAGATTTGAAGCTGAGCCTTTGCCTGAAAACACCAATCGTCAGCTCCAACTGCAGTTTGAACGACTGGTCATTCTCGACTATATTATCAGGAATACAGGCACGTGTTCATTGTCCTAAAGCGTCAATTTTGGAAATGTCATATTAGAATTTTAATTACTTAATTAGATTATGTATAAATTTTTTACAGTTCAATGGTTGAAAGTTAAACATTTATTGAACTATTGTAATTGAAGTAAGGTAGGAACGATTTTGGATTTTAGGTTACTTGTACCTCTTCTACTTAACACCTTTTCTGCACCACATTTATCTCACAGTTGTCGTTGTAGAAGTTCAGATCGAGAATTTACATATGCTCATTTTCTCAAATACGAtacattgttttttgttttcaaacaatAAAGTGTAGGTTCATATTGAACCCTAACCCCAGCTCACTGGGAGAAATAATAGcagtactaaaaacatgcttaaGCAGCTTACTGGAATCAAATGGAGTTAACTTACAGCATAAATAAGACATATACAGTATTTAGCGTGAACTGCTTACATCTGGCTAATAGCTGAGCAGTATTGTGACAGATTCCTGTGCAGTTGATTGCCCTCAATCTGCTGAAATACTTCAAAAGATCATAGTATTTCATCCACCACTGGATAAGATGTTGACTGACAGTCTTGAACTTTCTTGGCTTTGCAGACAGGGGGAATGACAACTGGCTGCTGAAGTACGACTGTCCAATGGATCCTGTAGGGAACAGggtgaggaaacacacacatgcagatttTAAAAGTCTTTACCTggcatttaaaattttgatttgcTATAGCTGAATGAATGCTGAATGTTTTGTCcacaatctgtctttttttttatgaaaaataaagctgaaatggAATACCTATCTGTACTATCATGCCTTCTCTGCAGGACACAGACTGGGTGGTAGTAAAGGATCCCATTATTAAGCTGGCAGCTATAGACAACGGCCTTGCCTTCCCCCTCAAACATCCGGACTCCTGGCGAGCCTGTAAGCACCTAAACTACTTCTTGGCCTCGGCAGGATGTAGTCCATGACTTTGCAGAAAtaccatttcttcttttcttcttcgcTGTGTTGAGGGAAACAGTTTTATCTCTGCTACAGTCTATATATCTCTGTTATCTACGTTTCCATTTTTGTACAATTATTAATTGGAGTGTATTTAAATATGTAACATTTTCTCAAACAATTCTATGGATGGATCAGCTGTGAAGTCaccatatatacagtatataatagttaaaacacagtttcattgtCCAATCACCAGACCCCTTCTACTGGGCGTGGCTTTCCCAGGCAAAAGTTCCCTTCTCACAGGAAATCCGAGAGCTAGTCCTTCCCAAACTCGCTGACCCAAATTTCATCAAGGACCTAGAAGAGGACCTCTATGAGCTATTCAAGGTAAGGATGGACTTGGATTAAGTCTTCAGCAGTATGTATGTGGAGCATAGAGAGAAATCTGAGAATCCAGCTCAGAGTTGGATGACATTGAGTTAAGGGGGAATGCAAGATGGAAGGAGGATGACTCATACatgtttcatcatttgtgtGTCGTAGAAAGATCCCGGTTTTGACAGAGGACAATTTCATAGACAAGTAGCTGTAATGAGGGGCCAGgtaagttttcttttctctctatTAAAAATACCTGTCTAGAAAATGAAACCTAAAACTGAAACCAAATAAGGGAAGTTATACTTAATAAGTTAAACTGTTTGTACCATGTTTTTATCCATTTGTCATAAAACTAACTATCTTCATtaattattctgtttgttttaaagcatttaatCAAGTTTTTGTCTTGACATACTTTTTCTGTAACCCTTTTCACATTAAGATTCTGAATCTGTGCCAAGCACTAAAAGATAGTAAAACACCCCTCCAGTTGGTCCAGATGCCCCCAGTAATCGTCGAAACAGCCAGAGCGCCTCAGAGAGCTAACAGTGAGTCCTACACACAAAGTTTTCAAAGCAGAAGACCTTTCTTCACCTGGTGGTAGGAACGGAGCAGCAAAGAATTAAAAGGGGAACAGCAGGTAGCCGGAGCGGGGAAAGAAATGTGAGCTGAGGGTGCAGGTTTTTTTGTCCTGAATATGGATATGATCGTCACGCTGCCCGCCTCTCATGGAGATTTTGGCTCAGAGAGCGGGTGGTGGAGAGACCAGGCTAAAAGAGGAAGAATTTCACAACATCTTTGCTCATTGCCATGTGCCTTGAGTGGATGTCAAAGAGTCTCATGCCTAGATGGTGAAGATTCTGTACCTTCCTGCTAGAAAGAGAGATTTCTGACACTCATCATATTTGctcacacacgtgcacacaagTCCAAAACCTCTCATACCTTATGTTTTTGGGTGGGAGCTGTTGCATTCCttgtattctgtttttgttttgttttgttttttttcttttcttttcaaaaccaGTCTGCCTTTTTAATATTCACCTGCATATTCCCTCACAGTGCAGTGAAGAGCATGCAGCCCGTGAAAGCATCAAACTTGTCAAGAACAGTGTTGTAGTTTTTACCAAAAGAGAAGTGTTCATTGTGGTAAAGTCTTAAAGATTCAGGAACTGGGTAACTCATCTTTACACAGTGAACACAAACCACATAAACGGGTTTTTCAGTTATTCACTTCACAGGGCCGTTTAGATTCGAAGTCATCTGGGGTGATGTTGGAAAGCGGACACAGATGTTTGAAAGCAgggtaaaacaataaaactgttCTGATGAGGTTAATATATGTGGCTCACTTAATTTGCCCCCTTACACTGATGAGTCGAATCATtgttgaaaaagacaaaaatatccATCTGCAAACTGGCAGAGGATGAAGGGGGGTTGGAGATTGCCGGTACAAaagctcctgtttgtttcaGCCTCATCAATTTTTGCAAATTTTATGGCGCTTGGGGTGGACCTAGTTAAACAACGACGTAACTTCCTGCTGTACTGAACTGACATGAAATGTATTGTTGCAATGCACTGTATAATTTGTATGTAATATTTAATGATAGATTATAATTAAAACATATGCCATTAATAAAGAATGAACTGTTTACAgtcaatcacacaacacaaatataaaaaattctTACTTCAAAGGCTTTACTCTGTTCTGTTCAAATATACTGCAGTTGAGGCAATTTTGGAAATGCTGTAGCACAACAATAATTCTTGTAGCCAATCaaatctttgcatttttatatttttagtatattattatatattataatatttttaagTACTATAATCAATCCTCATTTGCATTGTTTCCAGTTTTTTCAGTACAGTAACTTCCTTCTCAAATTGCAGGCAGACATAGTAACTGACTGGTGAAGAAACTGAAGTTAAATGCTCCCCTGAGAAATCTGGATACCAAAAATTGTGctaaaaaataattaacatgTAATGCAGCACCACAATATAGTTTCCATGATGACGTACCTTAAACTCAGGACTAAGACTGCTTCCTGCTGTAACAGTTCAAAAggtacatacacatacatttctGGTTGATTGTGCTAATTTACAGGCAACATGCCTGTGTTTTAATTGTATGTACAATAGTTGGACTAATCCCCAAGCAAGTTTAGCAGAGCTCAATTATGTGTTTTGCACTGGAGTCCAACAGAAGGTGCTAAAAGTAGGAATAAAGTCTGTCCGGTGTTCTTACAGAACCAGCCTTGTTTTTCCAAACTCCAATCCCTTTTAGTGGAGGATGCGGTGAAGGTAGCGTTCAGAGTCTTTAGCACTGTCAAGCCTTGCAGCACCCCACCTCCATGAGGAGGATTTGAATGGATTTGGGTTCTCTGGGATGTCTTCTTCAGTCGGCAAGAGGAATTCTCCTAGACCTGGCACCTGGTTGTCCTCATCCTCAACAGTGTAGCTGGATAAAGGTTCTTCAATCCTGAAGTGCAGAGAAATAATGGTTTGggctttatttaaattattacaGGGCTATTAGATGACTTAGTTATAATTTCCCATGCAAAATTACATTGCATTAacttttaaaatccattttcaaGTCAAAATTTGAGTATCAACACTGAATATCAAAAGCTACAGCTAAATAGAGTTGGAGAAGAAATTGTTTTGTCAATcctttgttttcacagcaaagGTTGAACTCTGAAACTCATGATGGGTGTCCTGAAGAATAATCAATTAGTAGATGAATTTGCACATTATACCATTATATCAATCCCTGTACCTTGGTCATTGGTTTTTACTTCAGCAGGATGGCACTTAACTGTGATGACTAATAGCCAATCAGGTTTAAGGCATGTGGGACAAAACTCTACTCAAATGTATGTTAAAGGAGAGTGTTAACCCACTGCATAATGTTGAAGAAATACAACTGGATGATATTGAAGCTTTTCCCAGTCAGGTGTGACTCTTTAGCCCAGCTAGTAGGTCTAACTCTAACATTAGTGTGCTAAATATAGAGTTCACCCTCTTAGAGTGTCTTTCTGCTCATTTGCACTGGCCACTAAGGGCTGATGGGAATATAGTTTTGTATTCATACAAGACAACACTTTTTATGTTCcaatgaaaacacataaaaccaGACATTTTTAACTTCATGCAGGTAAAATCAGACTATCGCTGAAGTCATTTGCATATATCCTCTTGGGACCATGAATGTTTCTGTAAGTTTATATTCATGACAATATGGCAACAAAATTCTGCATTGTGATGAATAAACCACTCTGACTCACATCGCCACTTTACCATTTTGTGGCACTTGCCTACTCCCCCAACAAATCTAATTTCATCTCAGTGAGGAATGTCGaaagcattgtgtgtgtgtgtgtaattgtgggCGGAGAGAGTATGGCAGTCTCATGAGATCTTGCTGAGTTTGTTAGGCAATTTGcacactgcaattttttttgGGTGGAGATGGGATTCGGACATCAAGTTAAACTGATGAGGTTTTGTCATCATTAATAAGGGGACACAATAGAAAACGACTTTGCTATTAAAGAGAGGGAATTCAGGGAATGTCTAACTTTCTTTTTAACTCCTCGGCTAGACTTTTAACAttctttcttcactttcttCTGGTCTTTTGCCATTGGACACTGTCACTTACCTGAGATATCCTGATGCTCTGAGCCACTTGTGGTCTCTGTGTCCCTCCACTCTAATGCCTGCTTTATTCCTCGTTCTGACTCTGAGTCCCACCATGGCCTGGGCAAGTCCTGCCTCGGCTTGCCTCTCCTCCGCTTCTCCCTCCCCcttttcctctgctccctcCATATCTGCATCCATTCCTTGCCACACCAGCTTCGCCCGATGTTCAGCGTCTCTGTCTCCAGCTGTTCTGAACAGCCTGTGCAGTTGGTGCAGGTTGACCCCAGAAAAGATGTTGGAGCATCCAGACTTTCTGCACTGTCGATTGGTAAATTTCCACTGCACAGACAGACCATCCTCAGTAGAGGTGGATGCTGGGGCCTCTGCCATGTTTATTGGGTGGATAGCCTCTGCTTGTTGATAGGACAGGAGGGGGACAATATTGACAGAAAGGTAAGATGAGTGGggaagagacaggaaggagacagaagagatcaaactaaaacaaagctCAAGTCTCAGCCCTCGTATTTCCATGGCTGCAGCCAAAAAACCTAGTTACCTCTGCCACTCTTTCTTTTGAGACAAAGTCTAATCCCATTATTCATGGGTCTCAAGTGTGAAGGGAGACACATGTACAAATCCACTCAGGCTCCAACAatcaattattttcattcattgtcaGTTCCTCGCTTCATTGTTCATTTAAAGCATAAAAATCATAGaccagtgaaaaaaaaacaaaaaaaacaaaagacttttAATTAATGTCTAAAATAGTTTGATTGTTGGTACTGAAGCACTGCACTCTTGCTTACTTCAATAACAGCTggtgatgtttttatttgtgcttttcttcAGGAGACACAATGGACAACTTTAatatgcagagacagaaaactgaatTGAAACCAGATGTTGCCCTGTGATCTTATCAGTCCTTTTTCATGTACAAACAAATCCGAaggtttttgtttcatattgaaaaaacaattaaataaatc contains:
- the avpi1 gene encoding uncharacterized protein avpi1 isoform X1, producing MDYSLIIPPPPWLQAPLTHQSEVGRLSISECEGCSPHAGPLKRLPVLHAWSFSLSNYRGKEAIHPINMAEAPASTSTEDGLSVQWKFTNRQCRKSGCSNIFSGVNLHQLHRLFRTAGDRDAEHRAKLVWQGMDADMEGAEEKGEGEAEERQAEAGLAQAMVGLRVRTRNKAGIRVEGHRDHKWLRASGYLRIEEPLSSYTVEDEDNQVPGLGEFLLPTEEDIPENPNPFKSSSWRWGAARLDSAKDSERYLHRILH
- the avpi1 gene encoding uncharacterized protein avpi1 isoform X2, with protein sequence MDYSLIIPPPPWLQAPLTHQSEVGRLSIKAIHPINMAEAPASTSTEDGLSVQWKFTNRQCRKSGCSNIFSGVNLHQLHRLFRTAGDRDAEHRAKLVWQGMDADMEGAEEKGEGEAEERQAEAGLAQAMVGLRVRTRNKAGIRVEGHRDHKWLRASGYLRIEEPLSSYTVEDEDNQVPGLGEFLLPTEEDIPENPNPFKSSSWRWGAARLDSAKDSERYLHRILH
- the avpi1 gene encoding uncharacterized protein avpi1 isoform X3, giving the protein MAEAPASTSTEDGLSVQWKFTNRQCRKSGCSNIFSGVNLHQLHRLFRTAGDRDAEHRAKLVWQGMDADMEGAEEKGEGEAEERQAEAGLAQAMVGLRVRTRNKAGIRVEGHRDHKWLRASGYLRIEEPLSSYTVEDEDNQVPGLGEFLLPTEEDIPENPNPFKSSSWRWGAARLDSAKDSERYLHRILH
- the pi4k2a gene encoding phosphatidylinositol 4-kinase type 2-alpha, translated to MDETSPLVSPLRDSGDFSYGPTEPTSPRGAFGSTPGSVVRIPAGSPGRSRERQPLLDRDRGSSPREPHRNEFPEDPEFREIIRKAERAIEEGIYPERIYQGSSGSYFVKDSQGKIIGVFKPKNEEPYGQLNPKWTKWLQKLCCPCCFGRDCLVLNQGYLSEAGASLVDQKLELNIVPRTKVVYLASETFNYSAIDRVKSRGKRLALEKVPKVGQRFHRIGLPPKVGSFQLFVDGYKDADFWLRRFEAEPLPENTNRQLQLQFERLVILDYIIRNTDRGNDNWLLKYDCPMDPVGNRDTDWVVVKDPIIKLAAIDNGLAFPLKHPDSWRAYPFYWAWLSQAKVPFSQEIRELVLPKLADPNFIKDLEEDLYELFKKDPGFDRGQFHRQVAVMRGQILNLCQALKDSKTPLQLVQMPPVIVETARAPQRANSESYTQSFQSRRPFFTWW